Below is a window of Lacibacter sp. H407 DNA.
TTTTATTGATGGTCATGAAAAGTAAATTTGTTGGCTGTGCTTTAGCGAATACTTGCTGTTTCGATGAGATAAAACATCGGTAAAACAGCAACAGCATTTCTGTAACAGTACAGAACGTTGCAACAAAGAAGCAAGTGGTGCTGGCAAAACAATCAATTCTATCATAAAAAGCACTGATGTTAAGTAGAAGCCTATTTCCGGAAAATGAAGGAAGTCAGAATTGTAATCGGTTGCATGGCGGGAGCCAGAAAACAGATGACTTTTCCAATTGCTTACAGATTTCTGTTACGTTGTTTACAACAGCGATCAGCCACTTTTTCCTCCTATTAACGGTCAACTCAAACTCAGTAATTCCCACTGTTGCGAAACAATTAACCCAGACATTTGGCAGGTTGAATTCAAAAGCTAATGTAGGGATTTTTTTTTAAAATGCAACCGATTGCATATTTGTTTAAATTTTATTGAAACTCGCTGCGCAATAACTGGGTTCAGTGACCAATATTCAATAGGTTTCTTGGGGGGAGGCTTGTTCCTTTAGCCTTAATTTCGTTTGATTTGATTCCATGCTTTCGTTACACTCTCCACCGGAAGTTTGCACGTAGCATTGGTACATACATAGATCATCGTTTTATTGACCTGTAATTTATCCTGCAACAGGGGGAGGTTCTCTTCGTTTGCTGAACCCATGAACAGACAATCGGGTAAATATTTTTTCTGCAACTCACGATTCCGGCTTTGTGCTTCGCTTCCCATTACAGCTACCTCGTAAGTTCCGTAAGTCATCAACCCCGACAATGAACACCATTGTGCATGCCAGGCCGGTTGTTCGTTTATTTTACTGGCAGCAACAGTTAGCATGCGTGTGCTTTTGTTCAAATAGGTAGTATCAGATAGAAATGTAGCAAGCGAATAAAGAACACCGGCCATCACTGCATTGGATGAAGGAATCACGTGATCCTGAATATCTATTTTCCTTACAACCAGATTAGCAGCATTTGCAGCTGTATAAAAAAACATGCCCGATGATGGATCGTAAAAATGACCCAACGAATAATCGGTGATCAGCTTTGCCTGCATGAGCCAATGTTTGTTAAACGTAAGCTGATATAATTTTAAATAGGCAGATGCCAGCCATGCATAGTCATCAAGAAAAGCATCAACCGAAGCTTTACCATCTTTGTAACTACGCAACAAGTGCCCGTCTTTTCCCAACATATTTTTTTCGAGGAACTCCGCATTTGTAGTTGCTTTTTGCAAATACGTTTCGTTGCCCGTTGCTGCAAACGCATCGAGGTATGCTTTGAGCATGATGGCATTCCAGGAGGTTAGAATTTTATCATCAACTGCGGGTTTCCTTCGTTTATTCCGTTCTGCAAATAGTGTTTGTCGGGTTTTATTCAACTGCGTAGTAAAGTCAACCACATTGATGTTGTTGGCAACTGCAAATGCAGCCGGCCGTTGAGTTGTGTAAAGAATATTTCGTTTCTTTTCCCAATTTCCCTGTGGCCGAACATGATAATAGGCAGCAATGGATGCAGCGTTTTCTTTGCCGGTTGTTTTTACAAACGCATCATAGTCCCATGCATAGAATGCACCTTCGTCGCCATCTGTTTCTGCATTTAACGAGCTATAAAAACCTCCAGCAGGCGATGAAAGTTCCCGATCAATAAAATCAAGTGTTTCAGTAAAAACAGTTTTATAAAATTCATCGTTGGTCAATTGATAGGCGTGTGCATACAGGCTGATCAACTGACCATTGTCGTACAACATTTTTTCAAAATGAGGAACACGCCATAAACTATCGGTACTGTAACGGGCAAACCCACCACCAATATGATCATACAATCCACCCAATGCCATTTTTTCAAGTGTAGTCGTGGCGGTTTTTAATGCAGTAGTATCACCTGTGAGATAATGGTACTGCAATAAGAATTCCCAAACGGACGGAGTGGGAAATTTTTGTTTTCCTTGCAGACCTCCGTTAACAAGATCAATTTGATCGATCGCTGTTTGAAACATTGCCTGATAGCCGGCTTTGTTTCCTCGATCCGCTGTCGTAATATTTTTAAACAGAAGACTGTCGCTGTCAATGATACCATAGGTAAGCGAATTTGCCTGCAACACAACCTTGCTGTATTTATTTTTATAACTGTCGCTGATTTGTTGGAGCAGTGTAAGCCAGGTTTCTTTTGTATAATAGGTGCCTGCAAAAAAAGGTTTGCCGTCAGGAAGTGCAAATGCATTGAGTGGCCAACCTGCTTCTCCTTTATTCAACAGTTGACAAGCGTGCATGTAAATATTATCAAGATCAGGACGTTCTTCTCTATCCACTTTGATGCACACAAAAGACTCGTTCATTACTCTGGCAACTGCAGTATCCATAAAGGTTTCACGTTCCATTACATGACACCAGTGGCAGGATGCATAGCCAATGCTGATCAATAAAGGTTTGTTTTCCTGTTTTGCTTTGGCGAGTGCTTCATCGCCCCATTCATACCAGTCAACAGGATTATCTGAATGCTCTTTCAGGTATGGACTTGACGCATGCTGCAAACGGTTTTGTGTTTGTTTCTGTTGCAGGTTTGTACAACCTGATACAAACAAGAACAAAAGCATGATCCCATAACACGAATTTCTACACAACTCTTTTTTTGTTTTTGCAAGCATGAAATAATTCAATTAGTTGCGCTTTTCAAAAACACGCAGGCGGTCATTGTTCGAACTTACAAGAATAGCGGAGCGATTTCCTGTATTGATCAACTGAATATCCTTTACATTATAGGGAACAAAAAATCCACTTGCCATTGGCATGTAACTTTTGAATTCGTTATTGCCTAACCCTTTCAGAAAAACACCCGGAGAAGCATCAGCAGGAGTAGTTTCCACTTCCACATCAAATTTATTTCCTGCCATGAGAATGTCTTTAATGCCATCTCCATCAAAATCTTTTACAATAATGCCGTTAACTGTTGAAAGCTGTGCCTCCATCGGCAACTTCTTTGCGGTGAACTTTCCTTTTTCGTTCACAAATACGACTGTAGAAAAAAGATGGGCTTGATGATGCAGAGCTGATTTTAAAGCATCATCACCTAAAATACCTGTGAGATCACTTTCTGCAAACGATAAGTAAGTTGGAAATTTTTCTGTGATCATCGGGCATTGTTGCGATGTACATTCTCTTCCACGGATCGGAACCATTTTATTGCTCAGATGCTTGGCAAGAAAAATATCGTTGGTACCATTGCCGTCAAAATCTTTTGCATACACTTCAAATGGTTTTTCAATGCTTGCCTGGAACTTATAATTTTCTCCAAGGTTACCCGCAATTAAATCAAGATCACCATCACCATCAATATCATCTGCTACCAGTTTGTTCCACCAACCTGCTGTTTGATCAACGCCGTAGTTGACGGAAACATCTTTCATTTTTCCTTTTGTGTATTCAAATACTTTAACAGGCATCCATTCGCCGGCCAATATTAACTCAACTTTTTTATCACCATTTAAATCAGCTCCGATCGCTGATTTAACCATGCCGATATTGAGCAAGTCCGGCGCCAGTTCATTTGTTTTGTCAACAAACTTTCCTTTTTCGTTGATCAATAAATAGCTTGTTGGCGGATAAGGATATTTATGTGCCATTACTTCTCCACCTCTGAATAAATCAAGATCGCCATCACCATCAACATCAAATGCAACTACACATGATCCACTGCTGATAGTGGCAGGCAGAACCGATTTTGTAAAATTTCCTTTGCCATCATTGATGTACAATCGATCCTGATACATACCGGAACCTTCATTAAATTCACTGCCACCGCTTACCACATAAAGATCCAGATCTTTATCACCGTCTGCATCAAACAGCAACGTACCCATGTCTTCATATTTCTTATCTGCGTCAAACGCAGCAATAGTTTGTTTTACAAACGTTCCATTTAACTGCAAATACAAACTACCCGATTGATCTTTTGCTCCGCCAATAAAAAAATCTTCTGTACCATCAGCATTTACATCACCAGTAGCAACGAAGGGACCACTGCGGCTGAATTCATGCGGTAGTAATACCTGGTCAACATATTCATCCAGCTTATTTTCAGTATGCAGAAATGGAGTTGAAAGAAATTGATTGGTTACTTCAGCAAATAAGGGATCGTACACATAACGAGGATTACCTGATTGGACGGCTTGTTGATAGTTTACTTTTACAACCTGGTTCGTGGTAAGATTTTGCAAGCTGTTTGATTTTCCATCGGGCCATACAATTACTGCACTGTCGATCTTGTTAGTTTTTCCAACACCAAAATGTACAACAGGATCGTTGGACGAAAGATAGCCACGCACTGTTTTTTGTTGAAAGAATTGCTGCAGCTTGCCTTCGTAATACAAAGAGATCTTTGCACCAATACCATCTCTGTTTTGTGCCGGACCCTCCATCTTCAAGCGCAGGAAATTATTTTTCTTATCAGTTACATTCTCGTACAGATCAGATTCTCCATCAAGATTGTTGATCACAAGATCGAGATCACCATCATTATCAAAATCAGCAACAGCAGCTCCGTTTGAAAACGTACTGTCTTTGAAGCCCCATGCTTCAGAAACATTTTCAAATTTCAGTCCGCCTTTATTTTTGAAAAGATAATTCCTCACTTTAATGGGATCATAGATACTCATGTATTCTTTAAATCCTTTTGAAAACATTTCTTCAGCCGAGTTGTACTTGTTCATGTTTGCACGGATGTACATTTCCTGCTTTTGCTGAATATCTCCATCGAACAGATCACGACGGTATCCATTGGCAACGAAAATATCCCTGTATCCATCGTTATCAAAATCAGATGCAAGTGTAGACCAGCTCCATTCGGTTTTCGAAATACCTGCCATTTGCGATACATCACTGAAAAATCCATTACCATGATTCAGGTGAAGCACATTGTGCATGTATTGTTTGTGAAAACCGCTGTCAACGATCGCCCAAAATCCCTGCACATCCATACGTGGCATGGAAACTTTGGAACGCTTATAATTTTCCGGAAGCATTTCCATCACCAGAATATCTTCAAATCCATCGTTGTTGAGATCGGCGATATCAGCGCCCATGGAAAAAAGCGAAAGATGATTGGTCATCGATTTCACTTCATCTTTAAACGTTCCGTTTTTTTGATTGATGTAGATGTAATCATTATCGGCATAATCGTTGGAAACAAAAATATCTTCCCAACCATCGTTATTGAGATCGGCAGTAACTACCGACAATGCATAGCCGAAATTATTTTTGATCCCTGCCTGTTTCCCGATCTCAGTGAACTTGCCATTATCATTCCGGTACAATTTATCCCTGCAAAGATCCGGAGGGTTTCGTTTGCCGGATACCATTCGTGAAAGACCTAAGTAGAATGAATCGGGACGGTTGGTTAGATACATGTCCAGATCATTATCATTATCCATATCAAAAAAAGCCGCATTGATCGAATAACTCTTGTCGTCCAGTCCGTATTTTTTTGCTTCTTCTTTAAATGTGAGATCGCCATTGTTAACGAATAACAGGTTTGTCCGTTCTTCATCTGTATCCTTATAACCACCTCTGCAAACATAGATGTCCATAAACCCATCGCTGTTGATATCAACAAACGTTACACCGTTATCCCAACCCTTGCCACCATCAACATTTGCAGTGCTGGTAATATCTTTAAACTTCATTCCCCCTTGGTTGAGGTATAGTTTATTAGGCACTTCATTTCCTGTAAAATAAATATCCATCAATCCATCGTTGTTCACATCTGCTGTGGCTACGCCGGCACCATTGTACACATACGCAAATGTGTCGAAATAATTACGATGGTAATTTTCTTCTACCATGTTGGTAAAATTGATGCCACTTTGCGATGTAGTCACTTTATTAAAAACAGGATCGGCAGAAGATGTGGTGGTATCTCCCGTAGTATTTTTTTCTTTACATCCTGATGAAAGGATGAGTATGAACATGCCAATGATACATGCAGTGCATGCGAATACAGTTTTTCTTGTCATCTTATTTCGTTTTACTGAGTGTTCAGTTTTTTTCGCCTGTGTGGTATAAATATTTCTGCCACACCAGTGCAGCAACATTACGTCCTAACTTCAAGCCTTCTTCATTTTCACATTGAATATGATAGCCTCCCAACACTCTTGATAGACCAGCCATATTCGCTGTTTCAGTAAATGTGGGAAATGATAAAGTTACTTCAGCTCCTGTATGTTCTGGCTCAGTCATTTCACCAGGTTTACGTTTTACCTCCACTCCAAATTTATCGCTCCCGGTAAAGAGCCGCAGAATTTCGGCACAGGCACCACTGATAGTACTATGACCTGAAATGTAACTAGGGAAAGGCGGACATAAAAATGTTTCGGGGGAATAGGGTCGCCATTCCTGTCCCGGCATTTCAATCATTCCTTTATCAGGACCACCCCAACCTTTGATTGTTTTATCTTTAAAATAATAATGCACCAGTGTATAAGGTCGTGCAAAATCATATTCCATTTTTGTATCCCAACATGCAATAAAACCATCCATAGCAGCAGCTTCAACAGCAAAATACATTTTTACGTCCTGATCTAATGAATGGTTATCACGAATAGAAACATCCTGCGCAAAAATGAGCCAATGCCCTGCTTGTTGAACCGATTTTGGTCCGTCACGCATAAATTCCACCAATGCTTTTTGCTCATTGGAAAGTGCAGCTTGTAATTCCACTACTTCTTTCACTTCCTTTTCTAATTGTGCAGAGCCAATGGCAGGCGGAGGTTGACAACGAAACTGGCTGCCGGAGTCTAATAACAACGGCTTTACTTTACCCCAGTGTGGGGTTAAACAGGCGGGAGCAAATTTTCCGCCTTTACCGTCTGCAAAATATTTTGGCTGCCAACGTTTAATATCGATGAGTGTATCGGCGCTGTTGATGGGTATATAACCGGTATAATCTGAATAGACTTTTCCATTGGAGCCGGGCATTGTGCCTGTTTGATTGGATCCATCATTCAATCTTGCTTCGATAACTGTTTTGGCAGCAAGATTGCCAATACCCTCTGGTGTGGTTGGATCTGTTGAGTTATTATCCGGATCCAAACCAAATTCTTTCATTTTGTTGCGAAGCATTGTTGAATCGCTGTAAAAATATTCCAGCATAGCACGGTAAGCTGCATAGCTGATGGCAATTTCTTTGTTTTTTATTGTCCGTTCTTCTTCCGGTACCCGCTCAACCTGTTGCAGGTATAGGGGTCGGGCCTTTTCATCGTACCTCGACCATGCATCGAAAACAGCCGTCCACACAAGTCCCAACATTCGTGCTGTTACAGTAGGGCGTGGTCGAAATGTTTCGGTATCATTGGCAGTTGCTTCTAATGAGATTTTCCCCCATTGGTACGCTCTGTTATTGGTACCTGTTGGTTCTTCTGTAAGTTGTTTGTTGTTGCCGCTGCAAGAACAGAGAGCAACAACAAGAATAAAAAGTTGGATATAGCGACTCTTACCCTTCATAATAACAATACAATTAAAGTAAAATTTTTGGCAATAGGCTCTCTTTTTTAGAACAAACCGGGAACCAGACGAACTGGTTCCCGGTTTGCAAAGATTCTGATAGTATCGAACTGAACGATTAGTTCTTATTCATATCCCGGATTCTGTGGGAACTTTGGTCCTTCCGACACAAGGTTGATCTGCGTTTGTGGTATTGGCCGAAGCATATTAAATGGCTGAACACCGGCAGCACCTTCAGGATTATACAATTTTACACGATCCACCAGTTTCTTTGTACGGGCAAGATCCCACCAGCGGGTATCTTCTGCATACAATTCCCTGCTGCGTTCATCCAGAATAAAATCAAGTGTTATCTGACCGGCGGTAACCTGTTGTGCGATCACAGCGGCAGCGTATTCTGCGGGAGACTGATTTAATTTTAATGCGGAACGTGTACGTAACACATTGATCATATCCGCAGCATCCTGTAAAGTACCACCACCTTTCAACGCAGCTTCTGCAGCAATGAGGTACACTTCAGAGAAACGGAAGAGGATATATGGTCTGTCTGAATAGTCATTCAGATTTCCTCTTGTTGAGTCATCAAATTTCCGAACATTCGGATAGTAGCTCGCAGTATAAGGAACTGTAGCTCCCGGTAAGTGATTTGGTTCAAACATAATTCCTTTGAACGCCGCTCTTTCTGCCGGTGTAACCAGGCGATCACGCATCCAGATCGATGTATCAATACCGTTGATCAGCTGACCTCTTGGTGTTACTGCACCGTTGGATCCTCTTACAGACATTTCGGAGCTGTTAGAAAGCCAAACTGTTTGGAAGGTTCCTTCATAACGTGCATCTGTTGCTCTGTTAGCAAAGGCAACATCCATAATATACCTTGTGTTGGGGCGGATCCGTTGGAATGGACGACCATTGTTGATATCACGAACCGTAACATTAGCACCACCACCTGCCGGATAATTTGCATTGATAGTGGGATAGTTTGGACGCCAGAAGAAATTGGCTTTGTTTTCTGCTCCATTGGTAGCACCGGCACCTACTGCTGAGTTTTGACCGAACTTCAGATCTTTCGTATGATCGATCACCATCAATACTTCAGAACTGTATTCCTGTCCTTCTCTGAAAATATTTCCGAAATAAGGCAAGAGATTTAAACCGTAGGTTGCTTTGTTATCGATCAACGATTTTGAAATGGTATATGCTTGCTGAAAATCATTTGGCTGCGCTACTGTAGACCAACCTCTCCAGAGATGGGTTTTAGCCAAAAGGAACAGAGCGGTTGACTTGGTTGCCGGCTTACCTAAACCTGCTGCAGGTGTATTCGGTAAATCAGCAGCCGCTTCCGTTAGATCTTTGATGATCTGTGCATACACATCTGCAATTGGAGATGGTGCATCAGCAGCAGAGGCAGACGTATTGAAGGTTGTTTTTAATGGAACAGAACCAAACGTTGTTACCAAATAAAAGTAATTGAACGCACGCAGGAATTTAGCTTGTGCCAGCAACTGTGTTTTTTGTGCAGCCGGGATATTCGCAGCAGCACCATATTCCAATACACCGTTGGCTGTATTGATATTGATGAACAAGCCGTTCCAAAAACCTAAGTAATTATCGGTGTTACTTTTGATGACCGCATTGTTATATTCAAACCAGTGCTGTACATCAGCCGCAGCACCTTTCAGAGATTCATCAGTACCTGCGTTAAATAACTGGGTGAAAATTTGCGTACCCCAATGTCCACGGAAGCTGGAATAAATACCTGCAATTGCTCCCTGAATACCATCGGAGGTAGAAAAGAATGAGGGCGTAAACCCTGTTCTTGGCTGTTCGTCCAATAATTTCTTACAACCGGTGGCGGCAAGAAGCAAGGAGCCCAGAAACAGACTGAATATTATTTTCTTATGT
It encodes the following:
- a CDS encoding VCBS repeat-containing protein, translating into MTRKTVFACTACIIGMFILILSSGCKEKNTTGDTTTSSADPVFNKVTTSQSGINFTNMVEENYHRNYFDTFAYVYNGAGVATADVNNDGLMDIYFTGNEVPNKLYLNQGGMKFKDITSTANVDGGKGWDNGVTFVDINSDGFMDIYVCRGGYKDTDEERTNLLFVNNGDLTFKEEAKKYGLDDKSYSINAAFFDMDNDNDLDMYLTNRPDSFYLGLSRMVSGKRNPPDLCRDKLYRNDNGKFTEIGKQAGIKNNFGYALSVVTADLNNDGWEDIFVSNDYADNDYIYINQKNGTFKDEVKSMTNHLSLFSMGADIADLNNDGFEDILVMEMLPENYKRSKVSMPRMDVQGFWAIVDSGFHKQYMHNVLHLNHGNGFFSDVSQMAGISKTEWSWSTLASDFDNDGYRDIFVANGYRRDLFDGDIQQKQEMYIRANMNKYNSAEEMFSKGFKEYMSIYDPIKVRNYLFKNKGGLKFENVSEAWGFKDSTFSNGAAVADFDNDGDLDLVINNLDGESDLYENVTDKKNNFLRLKMEGPAQNRDGIGAKISLYYEGKLQQFFQQKTVRGYLSSNDPVVHFGVGKTNKIDSAVIVWPDGKSNSLQNLTTNQVVKVNYQQAVQSGNPRYVYDPLFAEVTNQFLSTPFLHTENKLDEYVDQVLLPHEFSRSGPFVATGDVNADGTEDFFIGGAKDQSGSLYLQLNGTFVKQTIAAFDADKKYEDMGTLLFDADGDKDLDLYVVSGGSEFNEGSGMYQDRLYINDGKGNFTKSVLPATISSGSCVVAFDVDGDGDLDLFRGGEVMAHKYPYPPTSYLLINEKGKFVDKTNELAPDLLNIGMVKSAIGADLNGDKKVELILAGEWMPVKVFEYTKGKMKDVSVNYGVDQTAGWWNKLVADDIDGDGDLDLIAGNLGENYKFQASIEKPFEVYAKDFDGNGTNDIFLAKHLSNKMVPIRGRECTSQQCPMITEKFPTYLSFAESDLTGILGDDALKSALHHQAHLFSTVVFVNEKGKFTAKKLPMEAQLSTVNGIIVKDFDGDGIKDILMAGNKFDVEVETTPADASPGVFLKGLGNNEFKSYMPMASGFFVPYNVKDIQLINTGNRSAILVSSNNDRLRVFEKRN
- a CDS encoding thioredoxin domain-containing protein — protein: MLLFLFVSGCTNLQQKQTQNRLQHASSPYLKEHSDNPVDWYEWGDEALAKAKQENKPLLISIGYASCHWCHVMERETFMDTAVARVMNESFVCIKVDREERPDLDNIYMHACQLLNKGEAGWPLNAFALPDGKPFFAGTYYTKETWLTLLQQISDSYKNKYSKVVLQANSLTYGIIDSDSLLFKNITTADRGNKAGYQAMFQTAIDQIDLVNGGLQGKQKFPTPSVWEFLLQYHYLTGDTTALKTATTTLEKMALGGLYDHIGGGFARYSTDSLWRVPHFEKMLYDNGQLISLYAHAYQLTNDEFYKTVFTETLDFIDRELSSPAGGFYSSLNAETDGDEGAFYAWDYDAFVKTTGKENAASIAAYYHVRPQGNWEKKRNILYTTQRPAAFAVANNINVVDFTTQLNKTRQTLFAERNKRRKPAVDDKILTSWNAIMLKAYLDAFAATGNETYLQKATTNAEFLEKNMLGKDGHLLRSYKDGKASVDAFLDDYAWLASAYLKLYQLTFNKHWLMQAKLITDYSLGHFYDPSSGMFFYTAANAANLVVRKIDIQDHVIPSSNAVMAGVLYSLATFLSDTTYLNKSTRMLTVAASKINEQPAWHAQWCSLSGLMTYGTYEVAVMGSEAQSRNRELQKKYLPDCLFMGSANEENLPLLQDKLQVNKTMIYVCTNATCKLPVESVTKAWNQIKRN
- a CDS encoding RagB/SusD family nutrient uptake outer membrane protein, which produces MKHKKIIFSLFLGSLLLAATGCKKLLDEQPRTGFTPSFFSTSDGIQGAIAGIYSSFRGHWGTQIFTQLFNAGTDESLKGAAADVQHWFEYNNAVIKSNTDNYLGFWNGLFININTANGVLEYGAAANIPAAQKTQLLAQAKFLRAFNYFYLVTTFGSVPLKTTFNTSASAADAPSPIADVYAQIIKDLTEAAADLPNTPAAGLGKPATKSTALFLLAKTHLWRGWSTVAQPNDFQQAYTISKSLIDNKATYGLNLLPYFGNIFREGQEYSSEVLMVIDHTKDLKFGQNSAVGAGATNGAENKANFFWRPNYPTINANYPAGGGANVTVRDINNGRPFQRIRPNTRYIMDVAFANRATDARYEGTFQTVWLSNSSEMSVRGSNGAVTPRGQLINGIDTSIWMRDRLVTPAERAAFKGIMFEPNHLPGATVPYTASYYPNVRKFDDSTRGNLNDYSDRPYILFRFSEVYLIAAEAALKGGGTLQDAADMINVLRTRSALKLNQSPAEYAAAVIAQQVTAGQITLDFILDERSRELYAEDTRWWDLARTKKLVDRVKLYNPEGAAGVQPFNMLRPIPQTQINLVSEGPKFPQNPGYE
- a CDS encoding vanadium-dependent haloperoxidase; amino-acid sequence: MKGKSRYIQLFILVVALCSCSGNNKQLTEEPTGTNNRAYQWGKISLEATANDTETFRPRPTVTARMLGLVWTAVFDAWSRYDEKARPLYLQQVERVPEEERTIKNKEIAISYAAYRAMLEYFYSDSTMLRNKMKEFGLDPDNNSTDPTTPEGIGNLAAKTVIEARLNDGSNQTGTMPGSNGKVYSDYTGYIPINSADTLIDIKRWQPKYFADGKGGKFAPACLTPHWGKVKPLLLDSGSQFRCQPPPAIGSAQLEKEVKEVVELQAALSNEQKALVEFMRDGPKSVQQAGHWLIFAQDVSIRDNHSLDQDVKMYFAVEAAAMDGFIACWDTKMEYDFARPYTLVHYYFKDKTIKGWGGPDKGMIEMPGQEWRPYSPETFLCPPFPSYISGHSTISGACAEILRLFTGSDKFGVEVKRKPGEMTEPEHTGAEVTLSFPTFTETANMAGLSRVLGGYHIQCENEEGLKLGRNVAALVWQKYLYHTGEKN